In Rattus rattus isolate New Zealand chromosome 3, Rrattus_CSIRO_v1, whole genome shotgun sequence, one genomic interval encodes:
- the LOC116896118 gene encoding small proline-rich protein 2I-like produces MSYQQQQCKQPCQPPPVCPPPKCPEPCPPPKCPEPCPPPKCPEPCPPSSYQQKCPPVQPPPSCQQKCPPKSK; encoded by the coding sequence ATGTCTTACCAACAGCAGCAGTGCAAGCAGCCTTGCCAGCCTCCTCCTGTGTGCCCACCTCCAAAGTGCCCTGAGCCATGTCCTCCTCCAAAGTGCCCAGAGCCTTGTCCTCCTCCAAAGTGTCCAGAACCTTGTCCCCCTTCCTCATACCAGCAGAAATGCCCTCCTGTGCAACCTCCTCCATCCTGCCAGCAGAAGTGTCCACCGAAGAGCAAGTGA
- the LOC116896113 gene encoding small proline-rich protein 2D, whose amino-acid sequence MSYQQQQCKQPCQPPPVCPPPKCPEPCPPPKCPEPCPPPKCPEPCPPPKCPEPCPEPCPPPSYQQKCPPVQPPPPCQQKCPPKSK is encoded by the coding sequence ATGTCTTATCAACAGCAGCAGTGCAAGCAGCCTTGCCAGCCTCCTCCTGTGTGCCCACCTCCAAAGTGCCCAGAGCCATGTCCTCCTCCAAAGTGCCCTGAGCCTTGTCCTCCTCCAAAGTGCCCAGAACCTTGTCCTCCTCCAAAGTGTCCAGAGCCTTGCCCTGAGCCATGTCCCCCTCCCTCATACCAGCAGAAATGCCCTCCTGTGCAACCTCCTCCACCCTGCCAGCAGAAGTGCCCACCCAAGAGCAAGTGA
- the LOC116896117 gene encoding small proline-rich protein 2I-like: MSYQQQQCKQPCQPPPVCPPPKCPEPCPPPKCPEPCPPPKCPEPCPPPSYQQKCPPVQPPPPCQQKCPPKSK, encoded by the coding sequence ATGTCTTACCAACAGCAGCAGTGCAAGCAGCCTTGCCAGCCTCCTCCTGTGTGCCCACCTCCAAAGTGCCCAGAGCCATGTCCTCCTCCAAAGTGCCCTGAGCCTTGTCCTCCTCCAAAGTGTCCAGAGCCTTGTCCTCCTCCCTCATACCAGCAGAAATGCCCTCCTGTGCAACCTCCTCCACCCTGCCAGCAGAAGTGTCCACCCAAGAGCAAGTGA